Proteins encoded within one genomic window of Mycoplasma phocoenae:
- a CDS encoding DUF5378 family protein, translating to MTANFLLLLITFICLLSIPLLKYSIKWRKYKSDDWLLKNNKLNLKWIINLIIGVTFLIYFLTIRWLPDLKNLKTMDIKHSVGMSDYELYKYSYTYSKVFLLDWCPFFSIIFAIIAIFDRKMRIIHFFGFIVFCFGTLTIIGGFIENKNLNWSNFFEYVTIGIKPNSIYFGLHFFMAFFGLYNFALLKKDPLKTNFNFLCYLF from the coding sequence ATGACTGCTAATTTTTTATTATTATTAATAACCTTTATATGCTTATTATCAATACCTTTGTTAAAATATTCAATCAAGTGACGCAAATATAAGAGTGATGACTGATTGTTGAAAAATAACAAATTAAATCTGAAATGAATAATCAATTTAATTATAGGTGTTACTTTTTTAATTTATTTTTTGACAATAAGATGGTTGCCAGATCTTAAAAATTTAAAAACAATGGACATAAAACATTCTGTTGGTATGTCTGATTATGAATTATATAAATACTCTTATACATACAGTAAAGTTTTTTTACTAGATTGATGTCCTTTCTTTTCGATAATATTTGCAATCATAGCGATATTCGATAGAAAAATGCGAATAATTCATTTCTTCGGTTTTATTGTTTTCTGTTTTGGTACACTAACCATCATAGGTGGTTTTATTGAAAATAAAAACTTAAATTGATCAAATTTTTTTGAGTACGTTACTATTGGTATTAAACCTAATTCAATATACTTTGGACTACATTTTTTCATGGCATTTTTTGGATTATATAATTTTGCTTTGCTGAAAAAAGATCCATTGAAAACAAATTTTAATTTCTTATGTTATTTGTTTTAG
- a CDS encoding P68 family surface lipoprotein, with amino-acid sequence MWAGKKGEFKATDAQKKALKEELKGFEFNKDTFTNFEATLKFAVFAKKLYPKSTENILAIDAITNSVYNMAFSATNGNIEALFKKDENKKTSGGFDFDSITTKDTNENKVLKQVFDLFEDAIKHQAIFISDGKEYGSSKLNYHKIALNIGSTAGFSHLGKDKPENLYTFKDDKLKEEKDGNTKYIIKYLTPVIEKDGSIKLQLQKDNGIETNKLLDSEKGAEKEDYIISDDLAKQNKSKLSDLKGILVDNYNYGPKKPTSIIEKDNKIFIKNKKAEVELKGAFKFGKLKKGRHTNVFYFIPESQLELTIETEADILNKTELQLFASPAKFNQASTHSAFTLQGGSIFGVHANEKEDKGTIKFLKWLVSAKITKDIKFKFKDKDGKPKIKEYKANKYTGAEIIADYGSYIVPLKSTISSSEDSELYERLNEANKILFERLKISSSDQNVMAIEDISAPQATKIRKAIKTGFKTLFNKATANQPFTFDDLIKTIDENKK; translated from the coding sequence ATCTGAGCAGGTAAAAAAGGTGAATTTAAAGCTACTGATGCACAAAAAAAAGCTCTTAAAGAAGAATTAAAAGGATTTGAATTTAATAAAGATACTTTTACAAACTTTGAAGCTACATTAAAATTCGCAGTATTTGCTAAAAAACTATACCCAAAATCAACTGAGAACATTTTAGCTATCGATGCAATTACTAACTCTGTATATAATATGGCTTTTTCAGCAACTAACGGAAATATTGAAGCTTTATTTAAAAAAGATGAAAACAAAAAAACATCAGGTGGATTTGATTTCGATTCAATTACAACTAAAGACACAAATGAAAACAAAGTTTTAAAACAAGTTTTCGACTTATTTGAAGATGCAATCAAACATCAAGCAATATTTATTTCAGATGGTAAAGAATATGGTTCAAGTAAATTAAATTACCATAAAATAGCATTAAACATTGGTTCAACAGCAGGATTCTCACACTTAGGTAAAGACAAACCTGAAAATCTTTACACTTTCAAAGATGATAAATTGAAAGAAGAAAAAGATGGTAATACTAAATATATTATTAAATATCTAACACCAGTAATAGAGAAAGATGGTTCAATCAAATTACAATTACAAAAAGATAATGGAATTGAAACCAACAAACTTTTAGACTCTGAAAAAGGAGCAGAAAAAGAAGATTACATTATTAGTGATGATCTAGCTAAACAAAATAAATCAAAATTAAGTGATTTAAAAGGTATTCTAGTTGACAACTATAACTACGGACCTAAAAAACCTACCTCAATAATAGAAAAAGACAATAAAATTTTCATTAAAAATAAAAAAGCTGAAGTTGAATTAAAAGGGGCATTCAAATTTGGTAAATTGAAAAAGGGTAGACACACAAATGTATTCTACTTTATTCCAGAATCTCAATTAGAACTAACAATTGAAACAGAAGCAGACATTCTAAATAAAACAGAATTGCAATTATTTGCTTCACCAGCTAAATTTAACCAAGCGTCTACTCATTCAGCATTCACTCTTCAAGGAGGTTCTATTTTCGGAGTTCACGCTAACGAAAAAGAAGATAAAGGAACAATTAAATTCTTAAAATGATTAGTTAGTGCAAAAATTACTAAAGATATTAAATTCAAATTCAAAGATAAAGATGGAAAACCTAAAATTAAAGAATATAAAGCAAACAAATATACAGGTGCAGAAATAATTGCTGACTATGGATCATACATTGTTCCATTAAAATCAACAATATCATCTTCTGAAGACTCTGAATTATATGAACGTTTAAATGAAGCTAACAAAATTTTATTCGAAAGACTAAAAATATCATCTTCAGACCAAAATGTAATGGCTATAGAAGATATTTCAGCTCCTCAAGCTACAAAAATTAGAAAAGCTATTAAAACAGGGTTTAAAACTCTATTCAACAAAGCAACAGCTAATCAACCATTTACATTTGATGATTTAATTAAAACAATTGATGAAAACAAAAAATAA
- a CDS encoding thermonuclease family protein, with protein sequence MKTKNKLKLNLFKGALAVTAFASLPLMTISCNKLDQNLVKEINEYDYNIGNKLNQKVAIKEFDENKNIIETKKTYWNAFGYIEGTVTRVYDGDTFSFMPDHPMDESEKTKGLKVRCKYIDTPESIGPHTPSATELEQSYSDRDTEFAKSLILGKKVRVIGRRTDRTYDRMTGITFFGDNFERCFELEMLKNGFTVSTLSKEDTSDYRIQYDSNVKDTYMGLFAKDFAYAQNYGVLNKQNFFNEFNTAEDLCNTVYSAHGNAWNDHGYYKYLTNSPSAQDSENNFIEWLLQKERGKK encoded by the coding sequence ATGAAAACAAAAAATAAACTTAAATTGAATTTATTTAAAGGAGCATTAGCTGTTACGGCTTTTGCTTCTTTACCGCTTATGACGATTTCATGTAACAAATTAGATCAAAATTTAGTTAAAGAAATCAATGAGTATGATTACAATATTGGAAACAAATTAAATCAAAAGGTAGCGATTAAAGAGTTTGACGAAAACAAAAATATAATTGAAACAAAAAAAACTTATTGAAACGCGTTCGGATATATTGAGGGAACAGTTACTAGGGTTTATGATGGGGACACATTCTCATTTATGCCGGACCATCCGATGGATGAATCGGAAAAAACCAAAGGTTTAAAAGTAAGATGTAAATATATAGATACACCAGAATCTATAGGGCCACACACACCTAGCGCAACAGAATTAGAGCAATCTTATTCAGATCGTGATACAGAATTTGCTAAGTCATTAATTCTAGGTAAAAAAGTTAGAGTTATTGGTAGAAGAACTGATAGGACATATGATAGAATGACGGGAATCACGTTTTTTGGCGATAACTTTGAAAGATGTTTCGAGTTAGAAATGTTAAAAAACGGATTCACTGTTTCAACCTTATCTAAAGAAGATACTTCTGATTATCGAATTCAATATGATAGTAATGTAAAAGACACTTACATGGGTTTATTCGCAAAAGATTTTGCTTATGCTCAAAATTATGGAGTTTTGAATAAACAAAATTTTTTCAATGAATTCAATACCGCAGAGGATTTATGCAATACAGTTTATAGCGCGCATGGTAATGCATGAAATGACCATGGCTACTATAAATATTTAACTAATAGCCCATCCGCTCAAGATTCAGAAAATAATTTCATTGAGTGGTTGCTGCAAAAAGAAAGAGGAAAAAAATAA